The Couchioplanes caeruleus nucleotide sequence GCCGGTGACCCAGCTCGCGCGGTGACACTCCGCCGGCGTTCAGCAGCAGTTCCAGGCACCGCAGGTCGGTCCGGTTCACCTTGAGGATGCGCGCCATCTCGCGGTCGGTGTCGTCGACGGCGGCCCGGTACGCCTGCACGGCGTCGGCGGCGACGGCACCGTGACGGCCTCCTTCGCCGACGGCACCACAGCAGAGGCAGACGTCCTCGTCGCGGCGGACGGAACGCGCTCCGCGGTTCGACGCCAGTACCTTCCGCACGCGAGCGTGACCGACACCGGGATCACCTCCATCGCGACCAAGACGCCCCTGACCGCGCACACCCGCGCGTTGCTTGCCGACGAGGTCGTGAACGGGCTGTCGTTGATCTTCGGGGACGGCGGCATGATGGGAATGCTGCACGTCATGGAGTTTCCGTGGGACGCCGACGGCCGGCCGAAGAACGCCGCCCTGCCGGATACCTGGCCGGGGCTGCAGTTCGACAACACCCGCGACTACATCAACCTGTCCATCTGGAGTACCGACGACAGGTTTCCGGCCGGGATCAGACAACTGCGCGGCAACGACCTCATCCGCGCCGCACTCGACGCGACAACCGGCTGGCATCCGAGACTTCGCCGGCTGTTCGAGCTCTCCGACCCCGACGCGGCGTTCGCCCTGCGGATCGCCACGTCCGCCCCGGTACCCGCATGGACGCCGACGACCGTCACCCTGCTCGGCGATGCCATCCACACGATGACCCCGGGACAAGGCGTCGGCGCGAACACCGCACTCTGGGACGCCGCCACTCTCTGCCGCGAACTGGTCGCCGCGGCAGCGGGCCAGAAGGACATCGTCACCGCCATCGGTGACTACGAAGCGAGAATGCTGCCCTACGGCACCGCCCTGGTCGCGGACTCGCTGCACAACAACGGCACCTCCGCCGAGGACTCCCTGTACGAGGCGGGAATCGGTGGCGAACTCGCCCTCGGAGGCGCACGAGCCCACTTCTTCCTGACCGGTAAGATTCCGGCACTGCGCCGGAAATTCCTCGCCGACCTCCGCACCACCGGGACGCCCGGCAACGGCTGACACACCGCTTCGCGACGACATCCGCTCATCGCCATGTGCGTGCGTTGCAGGCCGGCGTGGGTAACCACAACGTCATGGCCGCGCGCGGTGGGCGCAGGAACCGCTGACCGAAGCGGCGGGTTACGGTGGATCAAGAGCAACTCGAGGATGAGGCTGTACATGATCAACGTACAGGAGTTCGCACGGCGGCTGAGCACTCTGGGAGCCGCTGCGTTCGCCAGTGACGACGTCGTGGACCTGGCGACCGCTGCCGATGTGCGCATCAGCGCTGACGTCGAGATCGACGCCACTGTGGCGCAGCGCTTGCTCGACCAGATCTCGCCCCCGCTGCCGGTCACCGGAGCGCAGATCGCGGGGTCGCAATGGCCGCCGCCCCAGTCCTCCCGTCCTGCGGCGCCCTCGGTGTCGTTCTCCAGCCCCGGTGCCGTCGATGGCCCGGCCGATCAGCCGGCCCGGCCCCGCAGGTCCGGGCCGGCGCGTGGCGGCCGGCGACCCGGACCTCGACGGTCCGGCAGGTGAACCGCCCGGTTTGTCGTCGCTGCAGGCGCCCGCGGCAAGATGGCGCCGCCTCGGCCTCGGCGGAGCCATCGGGAGACGGTCGAGCGCCCGGAACGCGGGGCTGAATTCCTCGACGGGGTCATCTCGGCCTTCTCTTGACGCCCTCACACGGGAAGCTGCAAGAGTGGACCGATGATCCCGTCCGAGGAACCGACCCTGGTGGTGCTCGGCGCCGCCGGTGACCTCACCGCCCGCCTGCTGCTACCCGGGCTGGCCGAGCTGGTGAACCGGCGGCACCTGCCGATGCGGCTGGTGGGCAGCGACCGGGCCGACTGGGACGACGACCAGTGGCGCAACCGGGTCCGGCAGGCGTTCGCCGGCGAGGCGGACCGGTCACCGGACGCCGAGACCATCATCCGCACCGCCCGCTACGTCCAGGCCGACGTGACGGCAGCGCAGGATCTCGACCGGCTGCTGGGCACCTGTCCGCCGGGCCCGGTCGTCCTGTATTTCGCGTTGCCGCCCGCGATCGCGGAGCAGGCCTGCCGGGCGCTGACGGGCGTCGACCTGCCGGCCGGCACCCGGCTGGTGCTGGAGAAGCCGTTCGGCAGCGACGCCGCGAGCGCCGACGCGCTCAACGAGATCCTCACCCGGCTCGTGCCGGAGGACCAGGTCCACCGGGTGGATCACTACCTCGGCCTGTCCACCGTGCTGAACATCTTCGGCCTGCGTTACACCAATCGGATGCTGGAGTCGGTTCTGAACTCCAACCACGTGTCCGGCGTCGACATCCTGCTCGAGGAGAGCCTGGCGTTGGAGGGCCGGGCCGGCTACTACGACAGCGCGGGCGCCCTCGTGGACATGCTGCAGAGCCACGCCCTGCATGTGCTGTCGCTGGTGGCGATGGAGCCGCCGAGCACGCTCGACGCCCGCGACGTCCGCGACGGGGCGTCCGCGGTGCTGCGGGCCACCCGCGTGTGGGGCGCCGACCCGGTCCGCAGCAGCCGCCGGGCCCGCTACACCGCCGCCACGGTGGGCGAGCGGAGCGTGCCGTCGTACGCCGACGAGGAGGGCGTCGACCCGGACCGGCGCACCGAGACGTTCGCCGAGGTGATCGTGGAGGTGAACACGTGGCGGTGGGCCGGAGTGCCGTTCCGGCTGCGCACCGGCAAGGCGCTGCGTGCACTGGACAAGCGTGTCGTGATCACGTTCAAGGAGCCCAATTGGGTTCCGGAGGGGCTGCTGGGCTACGAGCGGTCCGATCGGTTGCACATCGGCCTGGACCCTGAGGTGCTGCGGCTGGACTTCAACGTCAACGGCCTCGCCGACCCCCGGACGGTCGAGCGGGTCGCGATGCACACGCAGCTCGAGCCCGGCGACCTGCCGGCCTACGGCCAGGTGCTCGCCGGGGTGCTCGCCGCCGACCCGACGCTGTCGGTCCGCGGTGACCAGGCCGTACGGACGTGGCAGATCATGGAACCGGTGTTGCGCGCCTGGCGCGCCGATGCCGTGCCCCTGCTCGAGTACGAGGCGGGCGGCGACGGCCCGCCACCGCTGCAGGTCCGCTGACCCGCGACCGCAGGCCGGGCTCAGGCCGGGAAGGTGTCCCGGAACGACCGCTCGGGATCGACGCCGGCGAACACCATGACGTCGGCCGCGACCATCCGGATGCTCGCGTACGCCGCGGCCACCGCGGACTGCGCCCGGACGTCGTCTCCGTGCTCGATCAGCGACGCCGCGAGGTCGGCGGCACGCTCTGCGGCGACCTGCCGGGTCACTTCGTCCGCGGGGTCGTCCGCGAGATCCGCCAGGGCCGCCGCCAGGTGCCGGACGGTGGCCGCCAGCCGGGCGCGATGCGGCCCGCGCACGGCGGTGACCGATCGGGTGAGTGCGAGGCAGCTGCCGGCCAGAAGGTCCAGATGGTCCGCGCGTTCCCGCTCGGTCACGACGAGGCCGGCCCGCCGCCGCCAGGTCAGACCGTGCCGGACGATCCGATCGCTGGCACTGCGCGCTGTCCTCAACGCCTCGAGATCACCGTGTACGTCGCGCAGCAGCGCCGTGGCATCGTCCGCGCGCGGCCGGTCCCCGTGCTCGACTGCCTCGGCGGCCGCTCGCAGGCCGGCCGCCAGGCGCGTCAGCACCCGTGCCTCGGCCAGGCGCAGCAGCCGGAGCGGTTCCGGAGGAAACAGCAGCTGGCTGAACGCCAGCGCGACCGCGGAGCCGATGACGGCGTCCAGCAGCCGGTCCCAGCCGTGCTGCGGCTGACCGACCACGATGATCAGGATCGCTGCGACGGCTGCCTGGGCGCGGACGATCCGCGCGTCGTGCACCGCCCGGGCGAGCAGCATGGCGGTGAACGTGGCCCCGGCGAGGGTCCACACCCCGTCACCGGCCAGCGAGAACGCCGCCTCCCCGACGAGGACACCGATCAGCACCCCGGCGAGCAGCCGTACCGCGTTCGACCCCCGGCGTCCCAGCGTGGCGTTCAGCCCGACGACCGCCGCGATCGGGGCGAAGAACGGATCCGCATGGCCCGCCATCCGCACGGCGACGAGCCAGGCCACCGCTGCGGCCAGGGCCTGCTGCGCGTACGGCGAGGCGAACCGCATCCACCTTTGCGCTGTCGTCCGCACCATCGGACACGTCCCTGTTCCGTGGGAAGCCACCGTGCGGCGTCTTCGCGAAGCCGGCCCGTATCCGAAGTCTGCGCGCAGACGGTCCGGTCCGCTCGTCACAGACCTGCCGGCGCGCTGCGGATCGCCGTCCTAGGCGATGAGTCAGATGTTGGACGTGTCGGGTGGCAGGTCGGCGGGCGGCTGCGGCACTCCCCCGTCGTCCGAGCTCTCGGGACGGGGCAGGCCGAGGGTGTACGCCGTCATCGACAGCGAACCGTACGCGTACCCGTCGACCAGGACGTCGGTGTCCGCCGCGCCGGATGCCGAGGCGAGGCCGGCCAGGTACAGGGCGGGGATGAAGTGGTCCGGTGTCGGCACCGCCCGGTGGTAGTCGTGGTGGGCGTCCAGCGTGGCGAACTCGGCAGGGTCGCTGAGCATGCGGACCTTGGCGTCTTCGTCGAAGCGTTGTGTCCACTCGTACCCGTCGTCGGCGAGTTTCCAGTCCATGCCGCGCAGGTTGTGGACGACGTTGCCGCTCGCGATGATCAGCACTCCGCGCTCGCGCAGCGGGGCCAGCTTGGCGCCGAGCTGAAGGTGATAGTCGAAGGGCTTGTCGGCGTTGATGCTGAGCTGCACGACCGGGATCGACGCGTCGGGGAAGGCGTGCATCAGGACCGACCAGGTGCCATGGTCGATGCCCCAGCTGTCGACGTCCGCGCCGACCCAGGTGGGGTGCACCACGTCGCTGATCTCGGTGGCCAGCTCCGGCAGGCCGGGGGCGGGATACTGCACCTCGAACAACGGCTTCGGGAAGCCGTAGAAATCGTGGATGGTGCGGGGCTGAGGCATCGCGGTGACCGCGGTGGCATTGATGTACCAGTGGGCGCTGACGACCAGGATGGCACGCGGGCGCGGCACGGCAGCGCCGAAGGCCTTCCACGCGGTGGTGTAGCGGTTGACGTCGAGGGCGTTCATCGGGTTGCCGTGCCCGATGAACGCCGCAGGCATCACAAGCTTCGACGCGTCGGTGCTGTCCGAGCTCACCGTGGTGCCTCCTCTGGTGCGTCGTACGACAGACCGTGCCCGCACCGGTACCGGTTCCCGTCGCTGTCGACGTAGACGTACGGCCGGCCGTCCATGTACTTCTCCTTGTCGAACCCCGGCACGTCGTTGGGCGAGGCGCACATCCCCTTCTCGTCGACGGCGATGGCCGCGTTGCCGGCCGGGAAGGTCAGGGGCAGCCGGCCGCGCGGCTTTGCGTCGCCGACGATGACGTCGAAGAGGGCCTCGGTCCGGGTGTCGAAACCGGCCACGAGGGCGTCGGCCAGCGGCTCGACGGTGCCGAGCAGCCACGGCAGGATCACGTTGAGACCGACCACGAGCCGCGGTACCGCCGACCGGATCCGCCTGACCTTGGCCAGGTCGATGTTCGTGGCCTCATGGATGTCGAGGTCCAGCAGGCCGGTGAAATCGAAGTAGGAGCCGGTGAACGGGTTGAGGAACAGCACGGCGACGTCGGCCCGGTGATAGTCGACGGTGAACTCGATGCCGGGGTGCGCTGCGGCCAGGCTCGCGCGGAGCCGGTCAAGTTCGGCCACCGTGAGGTCTCGCTCGAACAGTTCGACGTAGACACGCTGCCCGGCCAGGCGGGCAGGTGTCAGCGGCAGCGCGCCGTCGTGGTTCTTCATCAGGACCACCGACCTGCGGTGTGCCTCCTCGGCCACCGCGGCGTACGACGCGTTGGCCACCACCTCGTCCGCCCGCTGCGGATCGACGTACGGGTCGTCGAACAGGCCGAGGGCGAACATCTCGGTCACCAGCCGGTGCGCGGCCTGGTCCAGCCGCTCGGTGCTGAACAGCCCGTCCAGGAAGGCGGTACGGATCGAGCCGACGTCGTTGGTGTCGGCGATGATGTCCGTACCCGCCGTCACCGCCCTGCCCACCCGCTCGGGGACGCTCAGCTCGGACACCCCCCAGGCCATCTTGGACAGGATGCCGGAGTCGGAGTTGACGTAGCCGCGGTGCCCCATCTCCCGCAGCAGGTCGAGGAACGGCTGGTTGAAGGCGAAACCGACCTGCTCGAAGTGGTCCAGCGGCGACTGCGGCATCGCCGACTTCTCGTCCGACGGGATCGCGTAGTACGGCATGATGCTGGAGACGCCGGCGTCGATCGCCGCCTGGAACGGCGGCAGATGGTAGGTCGCCAGGGACCCCGGCGTCGGGTAGACGTTGAACCGGCCCTCCGCGTAATGCGGGTCGAAGCCGTTCTCCCGCGCCCCGCCCCCGGGGAAGTGCTTGATCGTCAGCGCCACCCCGTCCCGGCCGGGGCCGTCCTCGCCCTGGAAGGCCCGGACGACGACGGCGATCGCCCGGCTGATGAACCGGGGATCCTCACCGAAGGTGCCGTTGGTCCGGAACCATCGCGGGTCGGTCGCCGTGTCCGCCATGTACATGTAGCCCTTGCGCAGGCCGGAGGCCACCCACTCGGCGCGCGACTTGTCAGCGAAGTCGCGGATCAACGCCAGGTCCGCGGCGGCCGCCAATCCCAGCGTGCCGGGCCACTGGGTGAACTCCTGGTCCCGGGCCGTGGCACCCAGCTTGAAGCCACCGAGCTCGTTCTTGGAGTTCGCGGCGACCAGCACCGGTATGCCCAGGCGCGTCCCCTCGGCGACCTCGTTCATCGCGTTCACCCACGTGGCGATCTTCGAGCCCGGTGGCGTCTCCCGCATGATGAAGTGCCGCATGTGCAACTCGGTGATCTGCTGGGTCGTCCCCTCGTAGGGCAGCCCCGCCGTGTTGTGCGGGTCGTTCTTGATCCGGTGATACTGCTCGTCCAGGGCACCGTCGTGGCTGGTCAGCTCCGGGTCGTGCTGGGAGATGCCCATCGAGCGGGAGTTGATGACCATCAACCCGATCTTCTCGGCGGGCGACATCCGGGACACCAGGTCGGTCGCCCGCTCGGCCGGGCTCAGCCGCCAGTCCTCGTACGGGTCGAGCCGGCCGTTGCCGTTGAGGTCCTTGAACGTCAGACCGTCGACGTCCAGCAGCGGCTTGACCCGAGCACCGATCGGTATCTGCTCGGCCATCGGTCCTCCTGGAGATCGACCTTCCCTCCCCGGACCCTATCGCCAGGCGCGGCCGGTCGCCCGGTTCCTGCACACAGTCGGCCGGGACATCGGTGCCACGACACAGCCGGACGGTGTCAACGCGCGTACCGTCGACAGGGTGGTGAAGCCGCATTCCACCCGCAAGGAGGAACCTGTGCCCGCATCATCCGCGGCGTCGGCCGTGCTGGCCGGTCTGGACGGCATACGCGCCGAGCAGGAAGAGCTCTATCGCTCCGTGCACCAGCACCCCGAGCTGTCCCACCAGGAGCACCGGACCGCGGCGGCGGTCACCGACGTCCTGCAGAAGGCGGGGTTCCAGGTCGAGACCGAGGTCGGCGGCACCGGCGTGGTCGGTGTCCTGACCAACGGTGACGGCCCCTCGGTGCTGCTGCGCGCCGACATGGACGCCCTGCCGGTACGCGAAGAGACCGGCCTTCCCTATGCGAGCACCGCCACCAGCGGCGACGTCGCGGTCATGCACGCCTGCGGGCACGACGTCCACGTAGCCTGCCTGCTCGGCGCCGCCCGGCTGTTCGCCGCCGCCCGCGACGCCTGGAGCGGCACCCTGACCGTGCTGTTCCAGCCCGCGGAGGAAACCGGCGACGGCGCCCGCGGCATGATCGACGACGGGCTCGCGAAGATGGTCCCCGGCGTCGACGTGGCCCTCGCGCAGCACGTCATGGCCTTTCCCGCCGGCCGGGTCGGCACCCACCCCGGCCCGGTGCTGTCCGCAGCCGACAGCATGCGCATCACCGTGCACGGCCGCGGCGCACACGGATCCATGCCGCAGGCCGCCGTCGACCCGGTCGTGCTGGCCGCCATGATCGTCGTCCGGCTGCAGACCGTCGTGGCGCGCGAGGTGCCGCCCACGGAGACCGCCGTGCTCACCGTGGGCAGCATCCAGGCCGGCACCAAGAGCAACGTCATCCCCGACAGCGCCCAGCTGCAGCTCAACCTGCGCACCTACAACGACAGCACCCGCGAGACGATGCTCGGCGCGATCCGCCGGATCGTCACCGCGGAATGCCAGGCCTCCGGCTCACCCCGCGAGCCCGAGTTCGAGCTGTTCGACCGCTTCCCGCTGACCGACAACGACACCGCCACCACGCAACGGGTGGCCACCGCGTTCACCGAGTTCTTCGGCGACCACGCCGAGGCCATCGAGCAGCAGTCCGCGAGCGAGGACTTCAGCGACATCCCCCGCGCGCTGGGGGTGCCGTACACGTACTGGTGCATCGGCGGGATCGACCCGGACGTGTACCGCCGTGCCCAGGAGGCCGGCCGCGTCACCCAGGACATCCCGGTCAACCACTCGGCCACCTTCGCCCCCGTCCTGCAGCCCACCCTGACCACCGGCACCCAGGCGCTGGTCGTCGCCGCCCTCGCCTGGCTCGCCCGCTGATCCGTCAGGGGGCCACCCGGCGTTGCCGAGGCCGGCCCTCAGTCACCTGTCGTCCAGGCGCGCGGCGAGGTCCCACAGCGGGGCCTCCAGAACCTCGCTGAACGTCGGGAACGGGTGGACCACGTCCCGGGCGACGTCGACCGGGATCTGGGCGCGGATCATCAGGGCCACCTCCGAGATCCATTCCTCGGCGTAGCCGCCCATCGCGCCGGCTCCGATCACGACTCCGGTCGCCGGGTCGGCGAGCAGCCTCAGCCATCCCCGCGGCTCCCCCTCGGTCGCCGAGCGCACGGCCTGGCTCATCGGGGTGTGGGCGATCAGGGGGTCGATGCCGGCGTCACGTGCCGAGCTTTCGGTGTGGCCGACCGACACGAACGCCGGACTGGTGTAGACGGCCCGGGGTATCGCGCGGTAATCGGCGCGCGTCCGGCGCCCCGACAGATTCGCCGCGACGACGCGGCCCTGGTAGTGAGCCGTGTGCGTGAAGGGCGCGATACCGGTGACGTCACCGACCGCCCACACCCGGTCCGCACCCGCCACCCGGCAGCGCTCGTCGATCGGGACAGCGCCCCTCTCGTCCGGCCGGATGCCCAGGACCTCCAGGCCCAGGCCGGCCGAGCGCGGGCGTCTTCCCGCGGCGAGGATCACCACGTCGGCGTCGAGCTCCGCGCCGCTGTCCAGCTTGACGTGGGCACCGGCTCCGCGGGGTTCGAGGCTCGCGACCTGCGTCGTCAGCCGGACGTCGACCCCCGCCTCGACCAGGAGATCGCGCAGCTCCTCCGAGGTCTGTGGCTCCTCGCGGGGGACAAGCCCGGGGCCGCGCTGCACGAGGGTCACCACGGTGCCGAAGGCGGCGAACAGGTAGGCGAGTTCGCAACCGACGGGACCGCCGCCGACCACGACAGCCGAATCCGGAAACACGGTCGTGCTGAGCGCCTCGTCGCTGGTCCACACCGGCACGGTGTCGAGGCCCGGTATCGCCGGACGCACGGGCGCCGATCCGGTGTTCAAGACCAGATCGCCGTATCCGATCTCGGTGCCCGAGACGTCCAGGACGCCGGCACGAACGACCCGGCCGTGCCCCCTCAGCAACGTCGCGCCGGTCTTGGCCAGGCCGGCGGCGTTCACGCTGTCGTCCCGGCCATGGACGATCCGGTCCCGGCGGCGCACGGCCTCCGCGTACGCTTCGCGCGCGGTGACCCGGCCGGAGAACATGGCTGCCCACTGCGGGTCCGTGGGGGTTCTCCACACGTACGCCGCACGCAGCATGGCCTTGCTCGGCACGCAGGCGACGAAGGGGCAGTCGCCACCGACGCGCGCCTCCTCGACCACCGCGATCCTACGGTCGGGTACCGCACCCCAGATCAGCTTGGCGCCCGCTCCCGCGCCCAGCACCACCACGTCGTATCGGTCCATGATTCAACCGTGCTCTGCCGCGCCTTCGCTCGGCAAGACCACCGGAGCGATGCATCGGCGGCGCCCGCAGCGATTCCACGGCCGGGGCCACCCGAAAAGCGAAGAAGATTGCGGCCGGCGCGGTTAAGAGGTGCCGGTCGTGGACACATGTGAGGAGATCCCACAGGAGGGGTGTCTCTCCATGAACAGCCCTACAGTGCCGACCGGCGAGCCGCCACGACGGCGACTGCGAGCCCGCTGACATGACCCGCGCCCGGCAACGCCATCGCCCTGTCGTCACCCTCGCCGCCCTCTACGGGGCGGGCGGCAGCACCGTCGGACCGAAGGTGGCCGAACGACTCTCGGTCCCCCTGCTGGACCGGACGATTCCGGAGGCGGTGGCGGAGCAGACCGGCCTGCCGGAGAACGCCGTCGCGGCCATCGACGACCAGCCACGCACTGTTCCGCAGCGGCTGTGGGCGAGCCTGGGACGCAGCACGACCTCCAGCGGCGGTACGGCCGGTTCCGCCGAACGGCTCGACATGCAGGAGCGCTACGTCCGGGCCCGCATCGAGCAGTTCCTCGCGAACGCCAGTGTGTCCGGCGGTGTGGCGATCGGCCGCGGCGGCATGGTGATCCTGCAGTCGGTGCCGTGGGCGCTGCACGTGTACCTCCGCGGTCCACGCGAGGCCCGGCTGAGGCGGCGGATGGCGGTCGACGGCATCGACCACGACACCGCCGAGCGGCGTCGGCGCGTGGAGGACCGCACCCGCATCGAGTACGTCCGGCGGGCGTACGGCGTCGACGGCAACGAACCGCATCTGTACCACTTGATGATCGACTCCACCGCTGTGGATCTGGACACCTGCGTGGAGCTGATCGTGGCGGCCAGCCGGGCCCGGGTCGAGGCCGCCGAAGCCGGCGCCGACGCAGCCCCCTGACCATCCGCAGGCACACCCGCTGGAGGCTCGCACATGGCAGGCACCGCGCTCGAGTTGGATCCGGATCGGCTCCTGCCGGTCGAGCCCTGGACCCGGGCCACGGCCCGCCGGTTGTACGACCACGTCCGTCAGCTGCCGCTGATCTCCCCGCACGGGCACGTCGACCCTGCTGTGCTGCTCGACAACCACCCGTTCCCGGACCCGACGACGCTGCTGCTCGCCCCTGACCACTACGTGACCCGGCTGCTGCACGCCGACGGCGTCGAGCTCTCCGCGCTCGGTGTCGGTCAGGGCGAGTTGTCGCAGACCGCGTCGCGGCAGGCGTGGCGCCTGCTGTGCGAGCGGTGGCACGTCTATCAGGGCACCCCGGTGCGCTACTGGCTCGAGGCGGAACTCGCCGGCATCTTCGGCGTCACCGTCACGCCGTCGGCGGACACCGCGGACGCCATCTACGACCAGATCAGCGCCGCGCTCGCCGACGACGCCTTCCGGCCGAGGGCCCTGTACGACCGCTTCGGGATATCGGTGCTCGCGACGACCGACGACCCCTGCTCCGATCTGGCCGCGCACGCCGCCCTCACCGGCGACCCGGCCTGGCAGGGCCGGGTGATCCCCACCTTCCGCCCGGACCGGTATCTGGAACCGGGCGGGGAAGGCTGGACCGACGCGGTGGCCGCCCTGGGCAAGGCCGCCGACACCGACACCGGCGACTACACCGGTTACGTCGCGGCTCTGGAGCAACGGCGCCGGCACTTCGTCGCGCACGGCGCGGTCTCGGCCGACCACAGCCATCCGGACGCCCGGACCGACCCGCTGAGCCCGGCCGAAGCCGCGCGGATCTACCGGGCGGCGCTCGCCGGTGAGGCCGGCAGTGCGCAGGCCGTGGCGTTCCGACGGCACATGCTGC carries:
- the uxaC gene encoding glucuronate isomerase, whose translation is MAGTALELDPDRLLPVEPWTRATARRLYDHVRQLPLISPHGHVDPAVLLDNHPFPDPTTLLLAPDHYVTRLLHADGVELSALGVGQGELSQTASRQAWRLLCERWHVYQGTPVRYWLEAELAGIFGVTVTPSADTADAIYDQISAALADDAFRPRALYDRFGISVLATTDDPCSDLAAHAALTGDPAWQGRVIPTFRPDRYLEPGGEGWTDAVAALGKAADTDTGDYTGYVAALEQRRRHFVAHGAVSADHSHPDARTDPLSPAEAARIYRAALAGEAGSAQAVAFRRHMLLEMARMSCDDGLVMTLHPGVRRNHHRPTFQRYGADVGADIPLQVEFTDALQPLLERFGTHPGFHLVVFTVDETVWSRELAPMAAFYPSVYVGVPWWFLDAPDAIARFRSAVTEIAGFTRTSGFVDDTRAFCSIPARHDMSRRVDAGFLARLVADHRLSEDEAADIAVRLVSDQPRVVFKL